In Rhabdothermincola sediminis, the following are encoded in one genomic region:
- a CDS encoding bifunctional lysylphosphatidylglycerol flippase/synthetase MprF yields the protein MLEGLIGVEGEYTYQPGFFGVAFPMSLVALGSIGLVTTLVLIFRPIVATPRTEADWVAAKRLVHRYGTDTLAYFALRHDKSYFFSSDGDAMIVYAYLARYALASGDPVGAAPSIDLVIDEFLDMCVRHGWGVAFLTVRQDQVARYERRGLRSLYLGDEAVIDCTRFTLGGKRNKSVRQSVGRVARTYDFELVAESEVGAATVAACNAVSERWRGKAPERGFTMALGQDVEGKEQQYLLAISHHRADASVGGFLRAVPVYGEPEPGGTVPIVGRTLDLMRRDPDTRNGMTEFLVANTAFAFRDRGERVLSMNFAFAGRLFGSDVRFTLRQRVARVLVSALNPFFQVKSLRDFNRRFRPDWVPRVIVYEDQRSLPQVAVLFGAVQGFVRLPLVGRYLVPRRIEPGHAGEAGG from the coding sequence GTGCTCGAAGGCCTGATCGGCGTCGAGGGGGAGTACACGTACCAGCCGGGGTTCTTCGGGGTCGCGTTCCCGATGTCGCTCGTCGCGCTCGGTTCGATCGGCCTGGTGACCACCCTGGTGCTGATCTTCCGGCCGATCGTAGCGACGCCGCGGACCGAGGCCGACTGGGTCGCCGCGAAGCGACTCGTCCACCGGTACGGCACGGACACGCTGGCCTACTTCGCGCTCCGCCATGACAAGAGCTACTTCTTCTCGTCCGACGGTGACGCGATGATCGTCTACGCATACCTCGCGCGCTACGCGCTGGCCTCGGGAGACCCGGTCGGTGCAGCGCCGTCGATCGATCTGGTCATCGACGAGTTCCTCGACATGTGCGTCCGGCACGGTTGGGGCGTCGCGTTCCTGACGGTCCGGCAGGATCAGGTCGCGCGCTACGAGCGCCGGGGCCTGCGATCGCTCTACCTCGGCGACGAGGCCGTCATCGACTGCACGAGGTTCACGCTCGGAGGCAAGCGCAACAAGAGCGTGCGGCAATCGGTCGGCCGGGTCGCCCGCACCTACGACTTCGAGCTCGTCGCCGAGTCGGAGGTCGGTGCGGCGACCGTCGCGGCCTGCAACGCCGTCAGCGAGCGGTGGCGGGGCAAGGCGCCCGAGCGTGGGTTCACGATGGCGCTCGGCCAGGACGTCGAGGGCAAGGAGCAGCAGTACCTTCTCGCGATCTCGCACCACCGCGCCGACGCGAGCGTCGGGGGGTTCCTGCGGGCGGTGCCGGTGTACGGCGAACCGGAACCCGGCGGGACGGTGCCGATCGTGGGGCGCACCCTGGACCTGATGCGGCGCGATCCGGATACACGGAACGGGATGACCGAGTTCCTCGTTGCCAACACCGCGTTCGCATTTCGCGATCGCGGGGAGCGGGTCCTGTCGATGAACTTCGCCTTCGCGGGGCGCCTGTTCGGATCCGACGTGCGATTCACCCTCCGCCAGCGCGTGGCGCGTGTCCTCGTCTCCGCGCTGAACCCCTTCTTCCAGGTCAAGTCGCTGCGTGACTTCAACCGACGCTTCCGGCCCGACTGGGTGCCGCGGGTGATCGTCTACGAGGACCAGCGCTCGCTGCCACAGGTCGCGGTGCTGTTCGGAGCGGTCCAAGGCTTCGTGCGCCTGCCGCTGGTGGGCCGCTACCTCGTGCCGCGTCGCATCGAGCCCGGTCACGCCGGCGAGGCCGGTGGGTGA
- a CDS encoding sigma-70 family RNA polymerase sigma factor: protein MADQARFAEQAMAYMPSLYAAALRMTRNPADAEDLVQETYLKAYRGFSGFQEGTNLKAWLYRILTNTYINLYRARKRRPDEQELDEAEDLYLYRRLGGLEAAQVGRSAEDELMDWFTDAEVKDAIESLPEQFRMAVLLADVEGFSYKEIAEILDIPIGTVMSRLHRGRRALQKKLYEYATGRGLAPRDASDEAVGEQEPVRTGDRVSDG from the coding sequence ATGGCCGATCAGGCGAGGTTCGCGGAGCAGGCGATGGCGTACATGCCCTCGCTCTATGCCGCCGCCCTGCGCATGACCCGCAATCCTGCTGATGCCGAGGATCTGGTGCAGGAGACCTACCTCAAGGCCTACCGGGGTTTCAGCGGGTTCCAGGAGGGCACCAACCTCAAGGCCTGGTTGTACCGGATCCTCACGAACACCTACATCAACCTGTACCGGGCCAGGAAGCGCCGGCCCGACGAGCAGGAGCTCGACGAGGCTGAAGACCTCTACCTCTACCGCCGCCTCGGCGGTCTCGAAGCAGCCCAGGTCGGTCGCAGCGCCGAGGACGAGCTGATGGACTGGTTCACCGACGCGGAGGTGAAGGACGCCATCGAGTCCCTACCGGAGCAGTTCCGCATGGCGGTCCTGCTCGCCGATGTGGAGGGCTTCTCCTACAAGGAGATCGCCGAGATCCTCGACATCCCGATCGGCACGGTGATGAGCAGGCTGCATCGGGGAAGAAGGGCGCTGCAGAAGAAGTTGTACGAGTACGCGACGGGGCGAGGGCTGGCACCCCGGGACGCCAGTGACGAAGCGGTCGGGGAACAGGAGCCGGTGAGGACAGGTGACCGGGTGAGCGATGGGTGA
- the rsrA gene encoding mycothiol system anti-sigma-R factor, whose translation MGDHHRTDCNEALRELYVFLDGELTEERRSVIARHLDDCNPCLEVFDFEAELRLVIQQKCREKVPPELRQRIEETLRSLSTAPDQPPR comes from the coding sequence ATGGGTGACCACCACCGAACGGACTGCAACGAGGCGCTCCGGGAGCTCTACGTCTTCCTCGACGGTGAGCTGACCGAGGAGCGCCGGTCGGTCATCGCCCGCCACCTGGACGACTGCAACCCGTGCCTCGAGGTGTTCGACTTCGAGGCCGAGCTGCGCCTGGTGATACAGCAAAAGTGCCGGGAAAAGGTGCCCCCCGAGCTCCGCCAGCGCATCGAGGAGACGTTGCGATCCCTCTCGACCGCACCCGATCAGCCACCCCGATGA
- a CDS encoding zinc-dependent metalloprotease, with protein sequence MSGTVDWALAERVAVRAAGREPFAESYHYASLEPDFTEFTARAEDLVEQATGLRSLNGDARGRVTDRAGWVRANIASFQRLLRPLIQRFGERMAASPFAPITRAVAGAEVGVMLGWMSNRVLGQYDLLIIEEESPHDQDLVYYVGPNVLALEKMYAFPPREFRLWIALHEVTHRAQFTGIPWMREHFLGLVEQMLESVDPDPKRFLAAIDRAVAAVRRGENPLSDGGVVALVASPEQRAVLDQLSGLMSLLEGHGDITMDRAGADLVPSAGRFSSVLRKRRQSAQGLARLLQQLVGLEAKLAQYEQGERFIEEVERAGGPSLLELAWERSENLPSIAEIREPATWIARVAPARVA encoded by the coding sequence GTGAGCGGCACGGTCGACTGGGCGCTGGCCGAACGGGTGGCCGTGCGTGCAGCCGGCCGGGAGCCGTTCGCCGAGAGCTACCACTACGCGTCGCTGGAGCCGGACTTCACGGAGTTCACCGCTCGGGCCGAGGACCTGGTCGAGCAGGCGACGGGGTTGCGGTCCCTCAACGGTGATGCCCGCGGGCGGGTCACCGACCGCGCCGGATGGGTGCGCGCCAACATCGCCTCTTTCCAGCGGCTCCTGCGCCCGCTCATCCAGCGGTTCGGCGAGCGGATGGCGGCGAGCCCCTTCGCGCCGATCACCCGAGCGGTCGCGGGAGCCGAGGTCGGGGTGATGCTCGGCTGGATGTCGAACCGGGTGCTCGGTCAGTACGACCTGCTCATCATCGAAGAGGAGTCACCCCACGACCAGGACCTCGTCTACTACGTCGGGCCGAACGTCCTGGCGCTGGAGAAGATGTACGCCTTTCCTCCCCGGGAGTTCCGTTTGTGGATCGCGCTGCACGAGGTGACCCACCGGGCGCAGTTCACGGGCATCCCCTGGATGCGTGAGCACTTCCTCGGGCTCGTGGAGCAGATGCTCGAGTCGGTGGATCCGGACCCCAAGCGCTTCCTGGCGGCGATCGACCGGGCCGTGGCTGCTGTCCGTCGAGGCGAGAACCCGTTGTCGGACGGTGGGGTCGTGGCGCTGGTGGCCTCCCCGGAGCAGCGGGCGGTACTCGATCAGTTGAGCGGGCTCATGAGCCTGCTCGAGGGCCACGGCGACATCACGATGGACCGGGCCGGTGCCGATCTCGTGCCGAGCGCCGGCCGGTTCTCCAGCGTGCTGCGCAAGCGCCGCCAGTCGGCCCAGGGCCTGGCCAGGCTCCTGCAGCAACTCGTGGGCCTCGAGGCGAAGTTGGCCCAGTACGAGCAGGGGGAGCGGTTCATCGAGGAGGTCGAGCGGGCGGGTGGGCCGTCCCTCCTCGAGCTGGCGTGGGAGCGGTCGGAGAACCTGCCGAGCATCGCCGAGATCCGCGAGCCTGCGACCTGGATCGCTCGGGTGGCACCGGCCCGCGTCGCTTGA
- the tilS gene encoding tRNA lysidine(34) synthetase TilS — protein MEGGLATELLARCTFPPPGTPVVCAVSGGADSLCLLVLAVEAGCVVTAVHVDHGLREGSEGEARVVEAAARRLGASFRAERVTVEPGPNLEARARAARHAVLPPGALLGHTADDQAETVLLNLLRGAGLDGLAGMRRDGRRPLLDLRRWETRALCDELGLEVVDDPSNRDPSLRRNRVRNELLPLLGDIAGRDVVPIIGRQADVVRAAAELLDELAAAVDPTDARALDAAPPALGAIAVRNWLRGCSPDWHPPPLATVERVLAVARGEATGTEVGGGWRVDRSGQRLRLHRASTGVER, from the coding sequence ATGGAGGGCGGGCTCGCCACCGAGCTGCTCGCCAGGTGTACGTTCCCGCCCCCCGGCACGCCCGTCGTGTGCGCCGTCTCGGGCGGCGCGGACTCGCTGTGCCTGCTCGTCCTCGCGGTGGAGGCGGGCTGCGTGGTCACCGCCGTCCACGTCGACCACGGGCTACGGGAAGGCTCCGAGGGCGAGGCCCGGGTGGTCGAGGCGGCCGCCAGGCGGCTCGGCGCGTCCTTCCGCGCCGAGCGGGTGACCGTCGAGCCCGGCCCGAACCTCGAGGCCCGCGCCCGAGCGGCGCGCCACGCCGTGCTACCACCCGGCGCCTTGCTGGGACACACGGCCGATGACCAGGCCGAGACCGTGCTGTTGAACCTGCTGCGCGGTGCCGGGCTCGATGGTTTGGCGGGGATGCGCCGTGACGGGAGGCGACCGCTGCTGGACCTGCGGCGGTGGGAGACCCGTGCGCTGTGCGACGAGCTGGGACTCGAGGTGGTGGACGATCCGAGCAACCGCGACCCGTCGCTGCGGCGCAACCGGGTGCGCAACGAGCTCCTTCCGCTGCTCGGGGACATCGCGGGTCGGGACGTGGTGCCGATCATCGGCCGGCAGGCAGACGTGGTGCGTGCCGCGGCTGAGCTGCTCGACGAGCTGGCTGCCGCCGTCGACCCGACCGACGCCCGGGCGCTGGACGCCGCGCCTCCGGCGCTCGGCGCGATCGCGGTGCGCAACTGGCTCCGAGGTTGCTCACCTGACTGGCATCCCCCGCCTCTGGCGACCGTGGAGCGCGTGCTCGCGGTGGCCAGAGGCGAGGCGACGGGTACCGAGGTCGGCGGCGGCTGGCGCGTCGACCGCAGCGGTCAGCGCCTCCGACTCCACCGGGCGAGCACGGGCGTCGAGCGGTAG